From Gimesia panareensis, the proteins below share one genomic window:
- a CDS encoding type I phosphomannose isomerase catalytic subunit — protein MSLQEVQSTATLLPLEFTPLLKRSRWGGERLGTILHKPIGLEGDYGESWELSDHPEAPTLIASGEYAGCTLAEVIGQNPQAMYGAGTCYSTFPLLIKFIDATDRLSLQVHPDDSHQPHFDARKSGKSEAWVILDAAPDSRIYAGLKAGIDADELRTQLEQGRVEACLHSYPVRPGDCVFIPAGTLHAIGEGILLAEVQQTSDITYRLFDWNRLDQSGQPRPLHVEQAFESINFQRGPVDLLKPQLRQVQEHTIEDLLESSCFTIRRHRAARSLRLPSLNRAQILIVLEGTGQLDCSAESYELTQGKTLLVPAAASDCEIIVESEMTFLEVIPG, from the coding sequence ATGTCATTGCAAGAAGTCCAATCGACGGCCACGCTGTTACCACTGGAGTTCACGCCTCTGTTGAAGCGGAGCCGGTGGGGCGGGGAGCGTCTGGGCACGATTCTGCATAAACCGATTGGCCTGGAAGGTGATTACGGGGAAAGCTGGGAGCTGTCTGATCATCCAGAAGCGCCGACGCTGATTGCCAGCGGTGAATATGCTGGCTGCACGCTTGCCGAAGTGATCGGCCAAAACCCGCAGGCGATGTATGGGGCGGGAACCTGTTATTCGACGTTTCCGCTCTTGATCAAATTCATCGATGCGACGGATCGACTCTCCCTGCAGGTCCACCCGGATGATTCGCATCAGCCCCATTTTGATGCCCGTAAATCCGGGAAATCAGAAGCGTGGGTGATTCTGGATGCAGCACCCGACAGCCGGATTTATGCCGGTCTCAAAGCGGGCATTGATGCAGATGAACTCAGAACACAACTGGAGCAGGGCAGGGTGGAAGCGTGTCTGCACAGCTATCCGGTTCGTCCAGGGGATTGCGTCTTCATTCCCGCGGGAACCCTGCATGCGATCGGCGAGGGGATTTTGCTGGCGGAGGTTCAGCAGACCAGCGATATCACGTATCGACTGTTTGACTGGAATCGACTGGATCAGTCAGGCCAGCCACGACCATTGCACGTGGAGCAGGCTTTTGAAAGTATCAACTTCCAGCGCGGTCCCGTCGATCTGCTCAAGCCACAGTTGAGACAGGTTCAGGAACACACCATAGAGGATCTGTTGGAGTCGTCCTGTTTTACGATCCGCCGTCATCGTGCTGCCCGTTCTTTACGGTTGCCTTCCCTGAACCGGGCACAGATTCTGATCGTGCTCGAAGGCACCGGCCAGCTCGACTGCAGTGCGGAAAGCTATGAGCTGACTCAGGGAAAGACGCTGCTCGTGCCTGCGGCTGCCTCCGACTGTGAGATCATCGTCGAGAGCGAAATGACATTTCTGGAAGTCATTCCCGGCTGA